From one Sorangium aterium genomic stretch:
- a CDS encoding phosphatidylserine decarboxylase, with translation MAIQQTNQQIPLTPAMRQLIDELKRLMANPVVEAAFNEAVAHVKPFVEDGSKNPWVGATAEYFVRYFEQWFTFLPEPTGGLGKIVPFTYFYLDNKSAFAFLNTFKSRTTSDEYTTEIFNWTVKFIKERGRFMDSPESLKFIEAWLKDPGTHIEDFIVPEGGFKSFNEFFTRRLNPARNPRPIAAPDDGSVLVASADSEINFILSDLTLTKKLDVKSRQLNITQLLNGSKYAAKFEGGTAVSCVLMPPNYHRYHAPASGRIVEGVEVPGIYNGIMDGDHWFNTIFNVGESTTDFSIFEDFHRSYFVIKTEKHGYIAVIPVGLNTISAMYPSLVNNRSTLVPVGGEPVPVKKGDELGHFAYGGSLNILLFQKGVFNAVSVLMGSRLGALGTPSIPEAFPRT, from the coding sequence ATGGCGATCCAGCAGACCAATCAGCAGATTCCGCTCACGCCCGCGATGCGTCAATTGATCGACGAGCTCAAGCGCCTCATGGCCAACCCCGTGGTCGAGGCCGCGTTCAACGAGGCCGTCGCGCACGTGAAGCCCTTCGTGGAGGACGGCTCGAAGAACCCGTGGGTCGGAGCGACCGCCGAGTACTTCGTGCGCTACTTCGAGCAGTGGTTCACCTTTCTGCCCGAGCCCACGGGAGGCCTGGGGAAGATCGTACCTTTCACCTACTTCTACCTCGACAACAAGTCCGCGTTCGCCTTCCTGAACACGTTCAAGAGCCGCACGACGAGCGACGAGTACACGACCGAGATCTTCAACTGGACCGTCAAATTCATCAAGGAGCGGGGGCGGTTCATGGACTCTCCGGAGTCGCTCAAGTTCATCGAGGCCTGGCTGAAGGATCCCGGGACTCACATCGAGGACTTCATCGTCCCCGAGGGTGGCTTCAAGTCCTTCAACGAGTTCTTCACGCGCAGGCTCAACCCCGCGAGGAATCCCCGGCCCATCGCGGCGCCTGACGACGGTTCGGTGCTCGTGGCGTCCGCCGACTCGGAGATCAACTTCATCCTCTCGGACCTCACGCTCACGAAGAAGCTCGACGTGAAGTCACGTCAGCTCAACATCACGCAGCTCCTGAACGGGTCGAAGTACGCAGCGAAGTTCGAGGGCGGCACGGCCGTCTCCTGCGTCCTCATGCCCCCCAACTACCATCGCTACCACGCTCCTGCCTCCGGCCGGATCGTCGAGGGGGTGGAGGTGCCTGGAATCTACAATGGCATCATGGACGGGGATCACTGGTTCAACACCATCTTCAACGTCGGCGAGAGCACGACGGACTTCAGCATCTTCGAGGACTTTCATCGCTCCTACTTCGTCATCAAGACCGAAAAGCACGGGTACATCGCCGTCATCCCGGTCGGCCTGAACACGATCAGCGCGATGTACCCGTCGCTCGTCAACAACCGGTCGACCCTGGTCCCGGTCGGAGGCGAGCCGGTCCCGGTCAAGAAGGGCGACGAGCTCGGGCACTTCGCGTACGGCGGCTCTCTGAACATCCTGCTCTTCCAGAAAGGCGTGTTCAACGCCGTTTCGGTCCTGATGGGGAGCCGCCTTGGCGCTCTGGGCACGCCATCCATCCCCGAGGCATTCCCAAGGACCTGA